A window of Dromiciops gliroides isolate mDroGli1 chromosome X, mDroGli1.pri, whole genome shotgun sequence contains these coding sequences:
- the LOC122733794 gene encoding laforin-like — protein MRFRFGVVVPPAVAQGRPQVLVMGSPPELGRWAPQKAVPMKRAGVGVGPEAIRGLQEPGLWLAEVELVGELPAEAQGQQQQQGEQPQLVAVPDVLATFCYKFLKKEPGGEFSFEGNGPQYERYSIYSESNMVDGVYCLPIAHWIEAAGHRDDFSCNIAGHQAMHYSQILPNLFLGSCPRQLEHVTIKIKRELRVTAVMNFQTEGDILQNSSGCNPYPEPMSPGTMIRLYKEEGIEYIWLPPPDGSTEGTVKMLPQAVSFLHCLLQKGHTVYIHCNAGIGRSSAVVCGWLKYVMGWKLRKVQYFLMVKRPAVHIDEEALSRAEGDFNQRFGKLCLPLSNLNV, from the exons ATGCGGTTCCGTTTCGGGGTGGTGGTGCCTCCCGCCGTGGCCCAGGGCCGTCCGCAGGTGCTGGTGATGGGCTCTCCGCCCGAGCTGGGGCGTTGGGCGCCTCAGAAGGCCGTGCCCATGAAGCGGGCGGGCGTCGGGGTCGGGCCCGAGGCGATACGCGGGCTGCAGGAGCCAGGCCTGTGGCTCGCGGAGGTGGAGCTGGTCGGGGAGCTCCCGGCGGAAGCccaggggcagcagcagcagcagggagaGCAACCGCAGCTG gTGGCAGTGCCCGATGTCCTCGCTACGTTCTGTTACAAGTTCCTAAAGAAGGAGCCAGGAGGAGAGTTCTCCTTCGAAGGTAATGGTCCTCAATATGAGCGCTACAGTATTTACTCCGAAAGCAACATGGTAGATGGCGTGTACTGTCTCCCAATTGCACACTGGATTGAGGCCGCTGGGCATAGGGATGATTTCAGTTGTAACATTGCAGGCCATCAAGCCATGCATTATTCACAAATCCTCCCAAACCTCTTTTTAGGAAGCTGCCCTCGCCAGTTGGAGCATGTAACTATCAAGATAAAGCGTGAATTAAGGGTGACAGCAGTAATGAATTTTCAGACCGAAGGGGATATTCTGCAGAATTCATCAGGCTGCAATCCCTACCCAGAGCCCATGAGCCCAGGCACCATGATCAGGCTCTATAAAGAAGAAGGAATTGAGTACATATGGTTGCCTCCACCAGACGGGAGTACTGAAGGGACAGTGAAGATGTTGCCTCAGGCCGTCTCTTTCCTCCACTGCCTACTTCAGAAAGGTCACACCGTCTACATACACTGCAATGCTGGTATTGGAAGATCCTCGGCTGTCGTGTGTGGCTGGCTCAAATATGTCATGGGCTGGAAGCTGAGGAAGGTGCAGTACTTCCTCATGGTCAAAAGGCCTGCTGTGCATATCGATGAAGAGGCTCTGTCACGTGCAGAAGGAGATTTCAATCAGAGATTTGGGAAGCTTTGTCTCCCCTTAAGTAATCTTAATGTGTAA